The window GTTATAACCTGTCGTGATATATTTAAGTTTTTAGCCTCAATAGAGAGTAGAAATAAGATTTATTCAACTTTTATTTATCTAGACCCGCCATACGCAGTATCAAAAGGGCGTCTTTTTGATAATAAGGGATGGAGTCTGTCTTTACTAGAAAAACTTATTGTTGAAGTTAAACGGTATGAGTGGCAGTTTGCAATAAGTGAGTTTGATGATACTGCTGTGATAGAATTATTTAAAAAACACGGCCTTTATATAACCACAATATCAAAATCAAGTGGTGCGAGTAGCAAATTTGGGTACGATAAACATGAAATACTAGCAACTTCATTTAATTTAAGGGTAAGTCAAGACGACAGAAGAGTATTATTTAAGTAATTAGGAGTTTATTTTCTTAAAGGCGCTTAAGATTATAAAGGAATACTACTTCTAATATCTTTATCACTTTGTATTTTACAAGCAGGAGATAGTCCATAAACATTATCAATCTCAGAAGTAGACGCGTATTTCATAATCTCTTTAATGCTAAAAGAATTGTATCCCTTACTCTTAAGTGAGGCTACAAACATATTACGGCAAATATGAAGTGATTTTCTTGAATTAAACCCATTGGCTTTAAGAAGAGCTTTAAATTTACGAGATATAGTTAAAATATCAATTTTATTATCCCTAAATTTATGTTTAGTTTTGCAAAAAAGATATTTGCGCTTAGCGTCACAACCCTTTTTAGCAAAATATTGTCTGTGTGCGTCCATTATAGCCATAAACTCGCCTTCACTTATAACAACATCCCTAATATGAGTCTTGTCTCTTTTCTTAGCTACATTAACTTGCATATTGTAAAACACTTCACCACTACTATTGTGATTCTCTTCACGAGAAATATCAGCCAGCCGTACGCCCTGTATTTCACAGCCCCTACAGCCTGTTATTGCCAGTACATGTATAAAACCAACCAGATATAGGGTCACTATTCTTCAAAGAGTCAATACACCTGTAAACCTTGCGTTTACTAGCCTCGGTTAAGTAAAATCTAGTGCCATTGTTGTTATAGCTACTACTAATCGAATCCTGTTCTTTTTTCCGTCGGCTCTGCTTGCTAAGCAACTCTTTAATTTCAGTTTGGTATTATTTAATATCATTTTGATTTTGTTTGGCAAGTAGCAATAACTCTTGATTTTGATTTAAAAGATTAATAATTAAAGACTTATCATCTTGTATATTCATAAAATTAGCCAACCCTTTAACTTATTTTAACCAAATTTAGCTCTATTTTAAGCATATTTTATGGCTCTAATTATAGCAAAAATATAGTAGGCATTTATAGTAGAAGTGAGTCTCGTTGTAAACAAAATAGGGCAAAAATTGTGCTCTATGGTCTCTCTTGTCTTAAAATAACGATTTGTTTTACTATTTCACACAGTTTACCCTACATACTCTGTGCGATAACCACTAATTTTAGCCTAAATACCCCTTATTTGACTCTAAAGAGTGCACTGCAATTTACAATGACGACTCTTCTTTTTGACCCAAAACAATAGACTCATTTTCTTAACTTTTCTTAAGCTCTGTCTTGGCACAAAAAACAATTTTTAAATTCTTTACTTAAAAAAAAGAATTTAATTGAAGTTTTATAAAATAGGAATTGCTCCTACGGGGGTAAAACTTCAATTGATAAGATATTTCCTAAATATTTTAAAGGAAAAGGTAATAATAAAAATACACTTTTTATACAAAAAATCAACAAAAACTACTAAATTAGCAAAAATTGATATGAATTTGCTAATTTTGAAGTAACTTTTCTATTGATTAAATTTAACAAAAATTTATAGGAGTAAATTGATTATGAACAGAATACCTTTTATTAAACTACTAGTCTTAGCATCTTGTGCTTTTGTGGGGTGTAATCATAGCTCAAACACACTAGAATCAACTACAGCGGATGGTGTTACTAGAACTTATACTCAAACAGTGACTAACACAGGTTTAGGCTTTGTTGTTAGATAGGCTACTTGTGAAACAAGACCTGTTGAAAAGGCTAAAAGAAAATAGTAGTTGTGTTATTTTTGGAAAAAAGAGTAGACCGTAAAGGTACTACTCTTTTTTTTTGCTTGCAACCATTATGGTTTCGCAACACTTAAGTAAATATAGGACAATTTTTTAAAAAAAAGGTTAAGTCAAGCTATTTGATTAGCCTTTTATGGTATTTTAAGTTGGACTTTACTTAACCTTAAATTTGTTATAAATAAATACGAAAAAGCTTATTTAAAATATACACTAATTATGACAAAAACACTCCTTATAGGAAAAGATTGCATTTGCAATATTATTTTAACAATAGTTAATAAATTTATTTAAAAGTTAGGAACCAGTTAATGCAGACCAGTAGTAGAAGTAATAAATCTTTTATTGATTATATCCCTTATTTTAGAGAAGGTAAGCTAAAAGATACAGAGATAGCCATTTTAATGAGTGTGTCTCATGTTAATGTATGGAAAATGAGGCGTAAGTGGGAACAGGTTAAGGATAGCCCTGAGTATAGCAGTAGTAGTGGCGTTAGTAGTTCAAGTGAAGACGAGTTTGCTAGTCTTATTGCAAAAAACATTAAGGCTGAGTCTTTGTCTAGTAACACTAGATTTGAATTAGAGCATGAAATTAATTTAATTGGCATTGATTTTATTAAGTCTTTTAGGAAATATTTTTGTTTAGAATTTAGCAAATATTATGAGGAGGCTAGCAGACTTGAAGATGATATTTTATCTATTAAGGTCAATCTTAAGAGTAGTAAGTTGAAGCGGGGTGATATTTTTGAGTCTCTAAATCAAGAGTTAGAGGAGAAGATAAACGCACTTTCTTCACTAAAAAAACAAATAACACTAAAGGAAATGTCACTGCTCTATGATGCACTCCTTAAGCTAAATTCTATAGCTAATTTAGGAAGAAAAGAGCGTAAAGGGACTACTTAAACACAGATAGAATAAACAATGATTTTATTTAAGAGTAGTCTTTTTATTAAGAAACAAAGGCATTAAAAGAAAAGATATGGCATTGATATAGCAGATTTACTAAAGAATACTGCTGTAGCTAAACCTAATTTTAAAGCATTTGAAGATAAACATTTACTTCGAAAACAACGGGAAGTACTAAGGGACATAGAAAAGCATAGACACACTAAGATAGTCTTAAGTGGTGGTATTGCTAGTGGCAAGACATTCCTTGCGTGTTATCTCTTTATTAAGAATTTGTTAGAAAATAGGGCACTCTATTTAGCAGATACAAATAATTTCATATTAGGTAATTCTGCTAAAGCTATTGAAGTCAATCTTTTAGGACAATTTGAAAAAGTGTGTAGCCTGCTTAAAATCCCTTTTGTTACAAAAAAAGCAAATACTTCTCATATTCTAATAGACGGACTTAGGGTTAACCTTTATGGAGGTGATAAGACTACTGATTATGAGCGTTTTAGGGGGTCTAATACTTCTCTAGTCTATGTTAATGAGGCTACTACACTGCATAAAGACACGCTACTTGAGGCTTTAAAGCGATTAAGACATGGACAAGAGGTTGTTATTTTTGATACAAATCCTGACCACCCCGCCCATTTTTTCAAAACTGATTATATTGACAAGACAGATGTATATAAGACTTATAATTTTACAACATATGATAATGCTATCTTGAGTAAGTCATTTATAAAAACACAGGAAAATCTATACAAGTCCACGCCAACATATAAAGCCCGCGTGCTTTATGGTGAGTGGGTAGCTAGCCAAGAGGCTATATTTAGCAATATTGTGTTAAATGGCTCATATATGTATCAGAGTCCCATTTGCTACATTGACCCCTCATTTAGTATGGGGAGTGATAACACTGCTGTTTGTGTTCTGGAACAGTTTGAAGATAAATTTTATGCATTCCTTTATCAAGATAAGCGTCCTGTTAATGATTCTTATGTCATATCTACAATTAAGGCTATAATAGAAAAATTTAATGTTTCTAAACTCTATATAGAAGAGCGTGATAACACACAAGGATTAGGTATGCTAACTTCTATTATGCTGAATCTTCGTGATAAGATAGAAACACATTATTTGCTTACAGGGGTGATAATACTGTTTGTGACGATGCACTAGATAGCCTGTCTTGTGCTTATTTGCTATTAAATTTAAATAGGAGGAAGCGTGAAGTGCATTTTTCTAAATTAAAGTACTTTTAATCAAGTCTTTAAAAAATTTATGCTAAATTATAACTTATACTTTTCAAGTCTATTATTGATGTTGTATTATTAAATGAGGAGAGGTGCGCATAATGAAATTCTTTTTAACTATGCTTATTGGCTTAATACTGAATAATTATACTGTTTTTGGGGCTGAGACTGAGAATAAAGGTCAGTTTGTCGGGTATGAAGCTAAGAGTATGAATTATTCTAATGAAAATAAAGTTGAAATTGTCAAAAAGCAGAGTAACTTTAATGAATGCAACACATACATATAACAGAGCAAATGGTAATAGATGAATTTGTTAAGATTGGGTTTAATGAGACAATTGATAGTGATATTGCAAATAGATATTATCATAATGAGATTAGTTATAAAGCCCTCCAGCTTATTAAAATGGAGCTTAAAGGAGATATTGCTGATGTTAAGAATGAGCTTAAAGGAGATATTGTTGCTGTTAAGAATGAGCTTAAAGGAGATATTGTTGCTGTTAAAAATGAGCTTAAAGATGTTAAAAATGAAATTAAATGCGATATTGCTTTACTTAATGTTAAGATTGATAATTTAGAAAAGAATAATAGATGGTTTTTTGGCTTATCATTTGCCATATGGTTAACCACTATAGGTGGTTTTATTGCCCTCTTTTTAAAATAACCCACAACTTAAAACCCTTGAATTTAACAAGAGCATAAATCTTAATTTAATGTAATATAATGTATTTTAATTTATATGTAGGAGGGGACATATGATTTATTTAGCATAATGAGGCTTCCAATTATTTTTATTTAAGTAATTTTATGAGTAGAGTAATTGGAGGTGTTTATGAAGACTTTGAAGTATTTTTGGGCATATTTAAACCGCATTGACCCAAATTCATTATTAGTAGAAATGATATTTGCTATATTTTATTTTGTGCTTTGCTACCTTTCTACGCTATCACATTATAGATATGATAAGCTACAAGATGAACTTTCAGCTGAAAAGGTAAAGCAAGCTTGGGTTTTGTATGAAGAGCATAAGGCCTCAGGGGCAAGGTAAGCAGATGGTTTTTTAGAAACACATTAAATGTATTTATGCCAAATAGAAGTTTAAGTACAAATTTGTATTTGGCATATTGTTAAATACAGTATTAATTTTGTTTAGGGCTTAAAGATAGATTAGATTTGTAAGTTTAGGAGATACTAGTGGTATTACTAAGAGCCATAAGGTGGCTAATAGCGATACTAAAAGGTTTCTTTAAACAAGTATTACTTTTATTAAAGGGTTTAGCTAGTTATTTAATAAGAATAGTACTTGTTTTAGTGAAAGCTTTAGGAGTGCTTTTTGTTTATTTTAAAGATATAATTATTAGTTTTTATAACAGGAATAGTGAATTCATTTTAATGATGTTTATTGTTATTGTATTGTTCTTATCATTTTTAGTTTTAACATATCAAGGAACTTTAAAAGAGACTTGTAGAGGATTTTATGGCAGGGTAAAGTGTTGGAAGTGAGTAGCTTTTATTAAGATTAAACTTGACAAAAGCAGTTTTTTAGTGTGTTATAAAAAAATTATTATTTATTAATGTATTTTTAAAAAAGTTTGATTATGAAACTATATGCAAATCTTAATCCTCTGGATTTATACCGATATTCTATATTTTTTAGGAATTATATTGAAAATGTAGCTGAGGACACAGTAAAGAACGGAATTACTTTACTTAAAACAGGAGTAGGTGGTGTTGTTGAGAGGAGGGAATTGATGCACTTAAGGTTGAGCTTAAGGAGGCGCTACTTAATGCTATTATAAGCTATAGGTTTAATGGTGTTGGCTATATTTTAATTAGAACACATGATGATGAGCTTGACCTTGAGAGTGAAGTTTTAAGTGAATTACCTATAGGATTTACATATCTTGACTATTTGCGTGTTAGAGACAGGGACTATGAGTCAAGTTTTATTACCTATTCACTAAA is drawn from Borrelia turcica IST7 and contains these coding sequences:
- a CDS encoding DNA adenine methylase, producing the protein MPKYDCYIEGFLGTGAIFLNKPLAKYNILNDHSRFIYELFLMLKEEPCELYRRVEDALIYDKIINENQDKIEYQLLRSLYSIYTSCTATIVLGRRNAKKIFLEKLALYRETVQKMLMHTVITCRDIFKFLASIESRNKIYSTFIYLDPPYAVSKGRLFDNKGWSLSLLEKLIVEVKRYEWQFAISEFDDTAVIELFKKHGLYITTISKSSGASSKFGYDKHEILATSFNLRVSQDDRRVLFK
- the bdr gene encoding Bdr family repetitive protein; this encodes MQHIHITEQMVIDEFVKIGFNETIDSDIANRYYHNEISYKALQLIKMELKGDIADVKNELKGDIVAVKNELKGDIVAVKNELKDVKNEIKCDIALLNVKIDNLEKNNRWFFGLSFAIWLTTIGGFIALFLK
- a CDS encoding DUF603 domain-containing protein, which gives rise to MQTSSRSNKSFIDYIPYFREGKLKDTEIAILMSVSHVNVWKMRRKWEQVKDSPEYSSSSGVSSSSEDEFASLIAKNIKAESLSSNTRFELEHEINLIGIDFIKSFRKYFCLEFSKYYEEASRLEDDILSIKVNLKSSKLKRGDIFESLNQELEEKINALSSLKKQITLKEMSLLYDALLKLNSIANLGRKERKGTT
- a CDS encoding tyrosine-type recombinase/integrase, encoding MTLYLVGFIHVLAITGCRGCEIQGVRLADISREENHNSSGEVFYNMQVNVAKKRDKTHIRDVVISEGEFMAIMDAHRQYFAKKGCDAKRKYLFCKTKHKFRDNKIDILTISRKFKALLKANGFNSRKSLHICRNMFVASLKSKGYNSFSIKEIMKYASTSEIDNVYGLSPACKIQSDKDIRSSIPL